The Anabaena sp. PCC 7108 region TCTCGCAGCCTTGATTCATTTAGGAGTTCCAGCACCTATCTTCCATTTTTCCAGTCAGCCTAGCTGGGTTGAATTATTCCTACCCATAGTTTTTTTTGGTTTAATGGGCATTTTGATCAGTTTGTGCTTAGGGTTGAGTTACTACCTAATTGTGCCTTGCTTACGTTGGTTAGGGTGGCGATAATAAGCTTAGGACTTACGCAAGTGTCACACTAAAAATCTGTTGTAGGGTGCTTTACTACTGCATAAATCCTGCAAATAAACAGATTGTTGATATCTGACGCACCTAATATGCTGGAAATAACTAATTCCAGTTGATGCAGATCATGTTTCATTTGTATAGTGCGTAAGTCCTAGAAATTAGCAAGTTAAATGACGATTAGCTTATTACAGCCGCTTCTAACATTTTGATTGTTCCATTCTCAGCATCTATTTCTACTTCTACACCCATTGGTACTGTAAATTTATCTTGAATATGACCAATCATAGAACCATACCAAGCTGGAATACCTAAAGGCTGAATATGCTGTTTTAATATTTGCATTAATGTAAATGATGGTTCATCTCCCAATTGACAATTCGTACATTGTGCAAAAATAAAGCCATTAATTTGCTGTAGAATACCAGCATTTTTTAATTGCGTCAGCATTCGGTCTATGCGATAAATATCTTCGCCAATATCTTCCAAAAATAAAATATTTTTTCGCCAAGATGGTAAATAAACTGAACCCACCATTGCTGCTATCACGGACAAGTTACCACCAACAATTTTACCCCTGGCTTTTCCCGGTGAAATTACTTCTATTTTCCCAGCGCTATTGTGATTATTTTCCATGATTACAGTTTCGGCATTAAATAATATCCGTTTAAAATAATCAACTGTAAATTGATTCCAAGTTGATGTCGCAACTGCCCCATGAAAAGTAACTAATCGACTGCGAGCATTAATAGCTAATAATAAAGAAGTAATATCACTATAACCCATAATAATTTTGGGATGAGAACGGATCAGAGGATAATTAAGTAAAGGTAAAATCCGATTACAGCCCCAACCGCCACGCATGGCAATAATGACTTTTATCGATTTATCTGCAAACATTGTATTTATATCTTGGGCGCGGTCTGCATCTTTTCCGGCTAAATATCCGTCCCGATCTAAAATATGTACACCTGTTTTAACTTTCAGTCCTAAGTTTATAAAAGTTTGTTTTGCATCTTCTATATCTTTAGCTTCAACAATACCTGCCGGGGAAATTAATCCTACAGTATCGCCAATTTGTAAACATGGCGGTTTGATAATTGTGTTTGGTGAAAGTGACTTTTTGGCAATAACTGGAGGGAT contains the following coding sequences:
- a CDS encoding LD-carboxypeptidase; the protein is MNINRRQFITTLGVTTLATHLATQIPPVIAKKSLSPNTIIKPPCLQIGDTVGLISPAGIVEAKDIEDAKQTFINLGLKVKTGVHILDRDGYLAGKDADRAQDINTMFADKSIKVIIAMRGGWGCNRILPLLNYPLIRSHPKIIMGYSDITSLLLAINARSRLVTFHGAVATSTWNQFTVDYFKRILFNAETVIMENNHNSAGKIEVISPGKARGKIVGGNLSVIAAMVGSVYLPSWRKNILFLEDIGEDIYRIDRMLTQLKNAGILQQINGFIFAQCTNCQLGDEPSFTLMQILKQHIQPLGIPAWYGSMIGHIQDKFTVPMGVEVEIDAENGTIKMLEAAVIS